From a single Bacteroidales bacterium genomic region:
- a CDS encoding MCP four helix bundle domain-containing protein yields the protein MKIRLKILSGFLVIVAMLTIAGGFGIYEFRRLSNSVESILTDNYASIVACNSMLEGLEREDSGILLFMMGQHELGKVTILDGDSIFKKSLQSARNNITEKDEEVYIEEISKKYEIYKKYWEYQVANEQETFDMDWFFQNVHYSFNDVKTAVKGLMMLNQTSMYNEAFMLREKAQRAVMPGFVAVVAALIFAVLFNFFINHYFVSPILRLIRAINLYHPSGRELDAKIETQDEIKTLEEAVRNMILKFNRKMI from the coding sequence ATGAAAATTCGATTAAAGATTCTGTCCGGGTTCCTGGTTATTGTGGCCATGCTCACCATTGCCGGGGGATTTGGCATCTATGAATTCAGAAGATTAAGCAATTCAGTAGAGTCAATACTAACTGATAACTATGCCAGCATTGTAGCTTGCAATAGCATGCTGGAAGGCCTTGAGAGAGAAGATAGCGGGATTCTTCTTTTCATGATGGGGCAGCATGAATTGGGTAAAGTAACCATCCTTGATGGGGACTCTATTTTCAAAAAATCGTTGCAATCGGCGCGAAACAACATCACCGAAAAGGATGAAGAAGTATACATTGAAGAAATTTCTAAAAAGTATGAGATCTATAAGAAGTATTGGGAATACCAGGTTGCGAATGAGCAGGAAACCTTTGATATGGATTGGTTTTTCCAGAATGTACATTATAGCTTTAACGATGTGAAGACCGCGGTTAAAGGTTTAATGATGCTCAATCAGACGAGCATGTACAACGAAGCTTTTATGTTACGTGAGAAGGCACAGCGTGCTGTGATGCCAGGCTTTGTTGCTGTTGTGGCTGCATTGATCTTTGCAGTACTTTTTAACTTTTTCATCAACCATTATTTTGTTTCGCCGATTCTCCGCCTGATTCGGGCCATAAACCTTTATCACCCATCGGGCAGGGAGTTGGATGCGAAAATTGAAACGCAGGATGAGATAAAAACGCTTGAGGAGGCAGTGCGCAACATGATTCTTAAATTCAACAGAAAGATGATATGA